From Gopherus flavomarginatus isolate rGopFla2 chromosome 7, rGopFla2.mat.asm, whole genome shotgun sequence, the proteins below share one genomic window:
- the CCNI2 gene encoding cyclin-I2, which yields MKCTGSSESQRFPFLLENALTREARNWKVPVFWNFTLKGTDISPSHYEKAVIWIAELSSQFQFYSETFALATNILNRLLASVKAQVKYLRCIAITCLILAAKTNEEDEVIPSVKKLAVQSGCKCSPAEILRMERIILDKLHWDLYTATPMDFLNIFHAMVMSNWPHLLNGLPQMNPSRHVAFLTRQLQHCMACHQLLQFKGSTLALVIITLELERLTPDWFPVITDLLKKAQVSSTKFIHCKELVDQQLIHLQPSNAVYIFNPANQAIRAHPKEKLPYCYSEWKNSSQISSRVIVSQPVPATFTPTSVKIQEDSMETDEFYDGFRHLYNEEGVPEGGRVSITGSCNNLRQGESSSPCPPLQPPEIN from the exons ATGAAGTGTACCGGATCTTCTGAGAGTCAGAGATTTCCGTTCCTACTAGAGAATGCCCTAACAAGAGAGGCCAGGAATTGGAAGGTGCCAGTTTTTTGGAATTTCACACTGAAG GGCACAGATATCTCTCCATCACACTATGAGAAAGCAGTTATCTGGATTGCAGAATTAAGCTCCCAGTTCCAATTTTACTCTGAAACGTTTGCCTTGGCTACCAACATTCTTAACCGGTTATTGGCATCAGTAAAG GCACAAGTAAAATACCTTCGGTGCATAGCAATTACCTGCCTCATCCTTGCAGCAAAAACCAACGAAGAAGATGAG GTAATACCATCAGTGAAGAAGCTTGCAGTGCAGAGTGGTTGTAAATGCTCTCCAGCTGAGATTTTGAGAATGGAAAGAATTATACTAGATAAGCTTCACTGGGATCTTTACACAGCGACACCTATGGATTTCTTAAACATT TTCCATGCCATGGTGATGTCCAACTGGCCTCATCTACTAAATGGGCTGCCTCAGATGAATCCTTCCCGCCATGTTGCATTCTTGAccagacagctacagcactgtaTGGCATGCCACCAACTACTGCAGTTTAAGGGCTCCACATTGGCTTTGGTGATCATCACCTTAGAGTTGGAGAGGCTGACTCCTGACTGGTTTCCTGTTATTACTGATCTGCTAAAAAAAGCACAG GTTAGTAGCACCAAATTCATCCATTGTAAAGAGCTTGTGGATCAGCAGCTAATACATTTACAACCATCCAATGCTGTTTATATCTTTAATCCTGCCAACCAAGCCATCCGAGCTCATCCCAAGGAAAAGTTACCCTACTGTTATTCTGAATGGAAGAATTCAAGTCAAATTAGTTCAAGGGTCATTGTGAGTCAGCCAGTTCCAGCAACTTTCACACCTACTTCCGTCAAAATTCAAGAAGACAGCATGGAGACAGATGAATTCTAtgatggatttaggcacctatacAATGAGGAGGGTGTCCCAGAAGGTGGAAGGGTCAGCATCACTGGCTCATGTAATAATCTGAGGCAAGGAGAAAGTAGTTCCCCTTGTCCTCCATTACAGCCACCTGAAATTAACTAG